A part of Roseitalea porphyridii genomic DNA contains:
- the acs gene encoding acetate--CoA ligase produces MSADVYPVPAAVKKKALIDEATYKTWYKQSIDDPEGFWMKHGQRIDWFKPYTKVKNTSFTGKVSIKWYEDGVTNVAYNCVDRHLERRGDQVAIIWEGDNPYDDKKITYRELYEHVCRLANVLKRRGVKKGDRVTIYMPMIPEAAYAMLACARIGAIHSIVFGGFSPDALADRIVDCQSHFVITADEGLRGGRVIPLKKNVDLAIEEAEREGVSVDTVLVVQRTAGKIDWYSERDVWYHDAVKAEKADCPPARMKAEDPLFILYTSGSTGKPKGVLHTTGGYLVYASMTHQYVFDCQDGDIYWCSADVGWVTGHSYIVYGPLANGATTLMFEGVPSYPDASRFWQVVDKHQVTIFYTAPTAIRALMGAGVSYVNRTSRKSLRLLGSVGEPINPEAWEWYHNVVGEKKCPIVDTWWQTETGGIMITPLPGATKLKPGSATRPFFGIQPQLVDNEGQVHTETVAEGNLCIIDSWPGQMRTVFGDHERFIQTYFSNYKGKYFTGDGCKRDADGYYWITGRVDDVINVSGHRMGTAEVESALVSHDAVAEAAVVGYPHDIKGQGIYCYVTLMSGYDADDALRKELVQHVRREIGPIASPDKIQFAPGLPKTRSGKIMRRILRKIAEDDYSSLGDTSTLADPSVVNDLIENRQNKH; encoded by the coding sequence ATGTCAGCTGATGTGTATCCGGTACCGGCGGCGGTCAAGAAGAAGGCGTTGATCGACGAGGCCACCTACAAGACCTGGTACAAGCAGTCGATCGACGATCCCGAAGGGTTCTGGATGAAGCACGGCCAGCGGATCGACTGGTTCAAGCCCTACACCAAGGTCAAGAACACCTCGTTCACCGGCAAGGTCTCGATCAAATGGTACGAGGACGGCGTCACCAACGTCGCCTACAACTGCGTCGACCGGCATCTGGAACGGCGGGGCGATCAGGTCGCCATCATCTGGGAAGGCGACAATCCCTACGACGACAAGAAGATCACCTATCGCGAGCTTTACGAGCATGTGTGCCGGCTCGCCAACGTGCTCAAGCGACGCGGCGTCAAGAAGGGCGACCGGGTGACGATCTACATGCCGATGATCCCCGAGGCCGCCTACGCGATGCTGGCCTGTGCGCGGATCGGGGCGATCCACTCGATCGTCTTCGGCGGCTTCTCGCCGGACGCGCTCGCCGACCGCATCGTCGACTGCCAGAGCCATTTCGTGATCACCGCCGACGAGGGGCTGCGCGGCGGCCGGGTCATTCCGCTCAAGAAGAATGTCGACCTGGCGATCGAGGAGGCCGAACGCGAGGGCGTCAGCGTCGACACGGTACTGGTCGTCCAGCGCACGGCCGGCAAGATCGACTGGTACTCCGAGCGCGACGTCTGGTATCACGATGCGGTCAAGGCCGAAAAGGCCGACTGCCCGCCGGCCAGGATGAAGGCCGAGGACCCTCTGTTCATCCTCTATACGTCCGGCTCGACCGGCAAGCCCAAGGGCGTGCTGCACACGACGGGCGGCTATCTGGTCTACGCCTCGATGACGCACCAGTACGTGTTCGACTGCCAGGACGGCGACATCTACTGGTGCTCGGCCGATGTGGGCTGGGTGACCGGCCACTCCTACATCGTCTACGGCCCGCTCGCCAACGGCGCGACGACGCTGATGTTCGAGGGCGTGCCCTCCTATCCGGACGCCTCGCGCTTCTGGCAGGTGGTCGACAAGCATCAGGTGACGATCTTCTACACCGCGCCGACCGCGATCCGCGCGCTGATGGGAGCGGGCGTCTCCTACGTCAACCGCACCTCGCGCAAATCGCTGCGGCTGCTGGGTTCGGTCGGCGAGCCGATCAATCCGGAGGCCTGGGAATGGTACCACAACGTCGTCGGCGAGAAGAAATGCCCGATCGTCGACACCTGGTGGCAGACCGAGACCGGCGGCATCATGATCACGCCGCTGCCCGGCGCGACCAAGCTCAAGCCGGGCTCTGCAACGCGGCCCTTCTTCGGCATCCAGCCGCAACTGGTCGACAATGAGGGGCAGGTGCACACCGAAACCGTCGCCGAGGGCAATCTGTGCATCATCGATTCCTGGCCCGGCCAGATGCGCACCGTGTTCGGCGACCACGAGCGCTTCATCCAGACCTACTTCTCCAACTACAAGGGCAAGTACTTCACCGGCGACGGCTGCAAGCGCGATGCGGACGGCTATTACTGGATCACCGGCCGGGTCGACGACGTCATCAACGTGTCGGGCCACAGGATGGGCACGGCCGAGGTGGAATCGGCGCTGGTCAGCCACGACGCGGTGGCCGAGGCCGCCGTGGTCGGCTACCCGCACGACATCAAGGGCCAGGGCATCTACTGCTACGTGACGCTGATGAGCGGCTATGATGCCGACGACGCGCTGCGCAAGGAACTGGTCCAGCATGTGCGCCGCGAGATCGGGCCGATCGCCTCGCCCGACAAGATCCAGTTCGCGCCGGGCCTGCCCAAGACCCGTTCGGGCAAGATCATGCGACGCATCCTGCGCAAGATCGCCGAGGACGACTACTCGTCGCTGGGCGACACCTCGACGCTGGCCGATCCGTCGGTTGTCAACGATCTGATCGAGAACCGGCAGAACAAGCACTGA
- a CDS encoding NAD-dependent epimerase/dehydratase family protein, translating into MSTIVIAGAAGRIGFNAARAFVAAGWTVRGIARGEKLKRLPQGVEPVEADAFDRQAMIDACAGADVVLHALNPTYDKWATHVVPMAENVLAAAKAAGATLMLPGNVYNFGTGIGMDTSEDAPMPADTEKGRLRVDIEEKFRAAAAEGVQTIVLRAGDFFGGPVDGSWLDLVIAKDLRKNRFVWPGRLDVPHAFAYLPDFGAAFVAVAEKRGELGRFERFHLSGHTVTGAQFHTAMEAAVGRSLKPGSVPWRLLRIVGLFNPVLREVIKMRYLWDVPHSLDGSKLAALIGTEPHTPLDDALRQAVADLKLDGERR; encoded by the coding sequence ATGAGCACCATCGTCATTGCCGGCGCGGCCGGTCGCATCGGCTTCAACGCCGCACGCGCCTTCGTCGCCGCCGGCTGGACCGTGCGCGGCATCGCGCGCGGCGAAAAGCTGAAGCGTCTGCCACAGGGCGTCGAGCCGGTCGAGGCCGACGCGTTCGATCGCCAGGCCATGATCGACGCCTGCGCCGGGGCGGACGTGGTCCTGCATGCGCTCAACCCGACCTACGACAAATGGGCCACGCACGTCGTGCCGATGGCCGAGAACGTCCTTGCGGCGGCGAAGGCGGCCGGCGCGACGCTGATGCTGCCGGGCAATGTCTACAATTTCGGCACCGGCATCGGGATGGATACGTCCGAGGACGCACCCATGCCGGCGGATACGGAAAAGGGGCGCCTGCGCGTCGACATCGAGGAGAAGTTCCGCGCCGCCGCGGCCGAGGGCGTGCAGACCATCGTGCTGCGCGCGGGCGACTTCTTCGGCGGGCCGGTCGACGGAAGCTGGCTCGATCTGGTCATCGCCAAGGATCTTCGCAAGAACCGGTTCGTCTGGCCGGGGCGCCTGGACGTGCCGCACGCGTTCGCCTACCTGCCCGATTTCGGCGCGGCCTTCGTGGCGGTCGCCGAAAAGCGCGGGGAACTGGGCCGGTTCGAGCGGTTCCACCTGTCGGGTCACACGGTGACCGGCGCGCAGTTTCACACTGCCATGGAGGCGGCGGTGGGCCGTTCGCTCAAGCCCGGGTCGGTGCCGTGGCGGCTGCTGCGGATCGTGGGCCTCTTTAACCCGGTCCTGCGCGAGGTGATCAAGATGCGCTACCTGTGGGACGTGCCGCATTCGCTGGACGGATCGAAGCTCGCCGCGCTGATCGGCACCGAGCCGCACACGCCGCTCGACGACGCGCTGCGGCAGGCGGTCGCCGACTTGAAGCTGGACGGGGAGCGCCGCTAG
- a CDS encoding LysR family transcriptional regulator has protein sequence MEHLRFDWNLVRSFLAVIEAGTLSGAARATGVSQPTLGRHVAELEAQTGLVLFGRGRAGMVPTQAALRLAEEATAMRDSAAAFAMAAADQETRVEGVIRITASRVMSTYVLPPLLTDLHRAEPALEIELAPSDAIANLLARDADIAVRMARPTQNDLIARKVGDFAMGAWAHPDYLSRAGTPADLDALFRHTLIGYDRSDLIERGMRRLIGYYDRSAFHIRTDDQIAYWELVRAGAGIGFGPIHVARRSGELVRVLPELAIDPLPVWLASHRELRHSAKVRRVYDFLAEALSALPLDRDGSPGTTSPARATATTTTPHAANTTASENASATAPTKAGTNRRPA, from the coding sequence ATGGAACATCTTCGCTTCGACTGGAACCTGGTTCGCAGCTTCCTCGCCGTGATCGAGGCGGGTACGCTGAGCGGCGCGGCGCGCGCGACCGGCGTGTCGCAACCCACGCTCGGCCGCCACGTCGCCGAACTCGAGGCGCAGACGGGCCTCGTCCTGTTCGGACGGGGCCGGGCCGGCATGGTCCCGACCCAGGCCGCGCTGCGGCTGGCCGAGGAGGCGACCGCGATGCGCGACAGCGCCGCCGCCTTCGCCATGGCGGCCGCCGACCAGGAGACCCGGGTCGAGGGCGTCATCCGGATCACCGCCAGCCGCGTCATGTCGACCTACGTTCTGCCGCCGCTGCTGACCGATCTGCACCGCGCCGAGCCGGCGCTCGAGATCGAACTGGCGCCGAGCGACGCGATCGCCAACCTGCTCGCGCGCGATGCCGACATCGCCGTGCGCATGGCCCGGCCGACCCAGAACGACCTGATCGCACGCAAGGTGGGCGATTTCGCCATGGGCGCGTGGGCGCATCCGGACTATCTGTCGCGCGCCGGCACGCCCGCCGATCTGGACGCCCTGTTCCGGCACACGCTGATCGGCTACGACCGGTCGGACCTGATCGAACGGGGCATGCGGCGCCTGATCGGCTACTATGACCGTTCGGCGTTCCACATCCGCACCGACGACCAGATCGCCTACTGGGAGCTGGTCAGGGCGGGCGCCGGCATCGGCTTCGGTCCGATCCACGTGGCGCGGCGCTCGGGTGAACTGGTTCGCGTCCTGCCCGAACTGGCCATCGACCCGCTGCCGGTCTGGCTCGCCTCGCACCGCGAACTGCGCCACAGCGCAAAGGTGCGGCGGGTCTACGACTTTCTTGCCGAGGCGCTGTCGGCCCTGCCGCTCGATCGCGACGGCAGTCCGGGAACGACCAGTCCGGCGAGAGCGACCGCGACGACGACCACGCCCCACGCCGCGAACACGACCGCGAGCGAGAACGCGTCGGCGACCGCACCGACGAAGGCGGGCACGAACAGAAGGCCGGCATAG
- a CDS encoding amidohydrolase family protein gives MTDKPKAQMPVAEPAAPDRALPAGACDAHIHMVAGPGEFPLWDGRVEDPAPGPRFEDWIGLYERHMAVLGIDRVVVVHSILYGADNAVTKAAVARLGRDRARGIGLVDDRAGDAELDALAEAGLCGVRLNYVHGGVLSWGGVTAMADRLKARGMHVQMLMNAHRHMAELEDGVRAMPVPVVFDHIGWPDVAAGPDEPGFRRLCALLADGKAFVKLSGLYRLADAPYEATDALVTALVRANPERCLWGSDWPHLMLADAKMPDAGALLNAFLRVVTDTATRRRILVDNPARLYDF, from the coding sequence ATGACCGACAAGCCGAAGGCGCAGATGCCGGTCGCGGAACCGGCCGCGCCGGACCGGGCGCTGCCGGCCGGGGCGTGCGACGCCCACATCCACATGGTGGCGGGCCCGGGGGAATTTCCGCTCTGGGACGGCCGCGTCGAGGACCCCGCTCCCGGTCCGCGGTTCGAGGACTGGATCGGTCTTTACGAGCGGCACATGGCAGTGCTCGGCATCGACCGCGTGGTCGTGGTCCACTCGATCCTCTACGGGGCCGACAACGCGGTGACCAAGGCCGCGGTCGCGCGGCTCGGCCGCGACCGGGCGCGCGGCATCGGACTGGTCGACGACCGAGCCGGGGACGCCGAACTCGACGCGCTCGCCGAAGCCGGCCTTTGCGGCGTGCGGCTCAACTACGTTCATGGCGGCGTGCTGAGCTGGGGCGGGGTGACCGCCATGGCCGACCGGCTGAAGGCGCGCGGCATGCATGTGCAGATGCTGATGAACGCGCACCGGCACATGGCCGAACTCGAGGACGGCGTGCGCGCCATGCCGGTGCCTGTCGTCTTCGACCATATCGGCTGGCCCGACGTCGCGGCGGGTCCCGACGAGCCCGGTTTCCGGCGTCTGTGCGCGCTCCTTGCCGACGGCAAGGCCTTCGTGAAGCTCTCGGGGCTCTACCGGCTCGCCGACGCGCCCTACGAGGCGACCGATGCGCTCGTCACCGCGCTGGTCCGGGCCAACCCGGAGCGATGCCTTTGGGGCAGCGACTGGCCGCATCTGATGCTGGCCGATGCGAAGATGCCCGATGCGGGTGCGCTCTTGAACGCGTTCCTGCGGGTGGTCACAGACACGGCGACGCGCCGGCGCATCCTCGTCGACAATCCGGCTCGGCTTTACGACTTCTGA
- the pyc gene encoding pyruvate carboxylase, translating to MAIKKLLVANRSEIAIRVLRAANELGMTTVAIWAEEDKLSLHRFKADESYQVGRGGHLDKDLGPIESYLSIDEVIRVAKQSGADAIHPGYGLLSESPEFVDACDEAGIIFIGPTAGTMRALGNKVSARNIAVDAGVPVVPATGPLPDDMDEVRKLAAEIGFPVMLKASWGGGGRGMRAIRAAEDVEREVTEAKREAKAAFGKDEVYFEKLIERARHVEVQVLGDTHGNIVHLFERDCSIQRRNQKVVERAPAPYLDDAQRNELAEYAMKIARATDYRGAGTVEFLMDADSGNFYFIEVNPRIQVEHTVTEEVTGIDIVKAQIRILEGETIGQPGSGVPAQHDITLHGHALQCRITTEDPEQNFIPDYGRITAYRGATGFGIRLDGGTAYSGAVITRFYDPLLEKVTAWAPTPQEAIDRMDRALREFRIRGVATNLTFLEAIIGHPDFRSNSYTTRFIDTTPELFTAVKRQDRATKLLTYLADVTVNGHPETKGRPKPPAHAAPPEPPFHGGPVPERGTKQMLDEMGPAKFGQWLREHDPVMITDTTMRDGHQSLLATRMRTYDMAQIAGTYARALPNLLSLECWGGATFDVSMRFLTEDPWERLALIREAAPNILLQMLLRGANGVGYTNYPDNVVRHFVRQAAAGGIDLFRVFDCLNWVPNMRVAMDAVAEEDRICEAAICYTGDILNSARPKYDLKYYVAMLKELEAAGAHMIAIKDMAGLLKPAAASVLFKALREETDLALHFHTHDTSGIAAATILAAIDAGVDAVDASMDALSGLTAQPCLGSIAEALTGTRRDPGLDPEWIRRISFYWEAVRHQYAAFESDLKGPASEVYLHEMPGGQFTNLKEQARSLGLDTRWHEVARAYHDVNMMFGDIVKVTPSSKVVGDMALMMVSQDLTVADVKNPQKDIAFPDSVVSMMRGDLGQPPGGWPTDIQTKVLKGEQPYTDVPGSLLAPEDMEARRAEIEEKIGRQVNEYEFAAYLMYPKVFTDFALAQDKYGPVSNLPTPNYFYGLPAGEEILVDIERGKTLVIRCLAIGEPDDKGMVTVFFELNGQPRRVKVPDRVHGAESSVARRKAEDGNAAHVGAPMPGVISTVSVASGQEVRKGDVLVSIEAMKMETALHAERDGTVSDVLVKAGDQIDAKDLLVIYAG from the coding sequence GTGGCCATCAAGAAACTGCTCGTCGCCAACCGGTCCGAGATCGCAATCCGCGTTTTGCGCGCCGCCAACGAACTGGGCATGACGACGGTCGCCATCTGGGCCGAGGAAGACAAGCTGTCCCTGCACCGGTTCAAGGCCGACGAGAGCTATCAGGTCGGCCGGGGCGGGCACCTCGACAAGGACCTCGGCCCGATCGAGAGCTACCTGTCCATCGACGAGGTGATCCGCGTCGCCAAGCAGTCCGGCGCCGACGCGATCCATCCCGGCTACGGGCTTCTTTCGGAAAGCCCCGAATTCGTCGACGCCTGCGACGAGGCCGGCATCATCTTCATCGGCCCCACCGCCGGGACGATGCGCGCGCTCGGCAACAAGGTCTCGGCCCGCAACATTGCCGTCGATGCCGGCGTGCCGGTCGTGCCGGCGACCGGACCGCTTCCCGACGACATGGACGAGGTCAGAAAGCTCGCCGCCGAGATCGGCTTTCCGGTGATGCTGAAGGCCTCCTGGGGCGGCGGCGGGCGCGGCATGCGCGCCATCCGCGCCGCAGAGGATGTCGAGCGCGAGGTGACCGAGGCCAAGCGCGAGGCCAAGGCGGCCTTCGGCAAGGACGAGGTCTATTTCGAAAAGCTGATCGAGCGCGCCCGCCACGTCGAGGTGCAGGTGCTGGGCGACACGCACGGCAACATCGTCCATCTGTTCGAGCGGGACTGCTCGATCCAGCGGCGCAACCAGAAGGTGGTCGAGCGCGCGCCCGCCCCCTATCTCGACGACGCCCAGCGCAACGAGCTGGCCGAATACGCCATGAAGATCGCCCGGGCGACCGACTATCGCGGCGCCGGCACGGTCGAATTCCTGATGGATGCCGACAGCGGCAATTTCTACTTCATCGAGGTCAATCCGCGCATCCAGGTCGAGCACACCGTGACCGAGGAGGTCACCGGCATCGACATCGTCAAGGCGCAGATCAGGATCCTGGAAGGCGAGACGATCGGCCAGCCCGGCTCCGGCGTTCCGGCGCAGCACGACATCACGCTGCACGGCCATGCCCTGCAGTGCCGGATCACCACCGAGGACCCCGAGCAGAACTTCATTCCCGATTATGGCCGGATCACCGCCTACCGGGGCGCGACCGGCTTCGGCATCAGGCTCGACGGCGGCACCGCCTATTCGGGCGCGGTGATCACCCGCTTCTACGATCCGCTTCTGGAAAAGGTCACCGCCTGGGCGCCGACGCCCCAGGAGGCCATCGACCGGATGGACCGGGCCCTGCGCGAATTCCGCATCCGGGGCGTGGCCACCAATCTGACCTTTCTCGAGGCGATCATCGGCCATCCCGATTTCCGGTCCAACAGCTATACGACCCGCTTCATCGACACGACGCCGGAACTGTTCACCGCCGTCAAGCGGCAGGACCGGGCGACCAAGCTTCTGACCTATCTGGCCGACGTCACCGTCAACGGCCATCCGGAAACCAAGGGCCGGCCGAAGCCGCCCGCGCACGCCGCCCCGCCCGAACCGCCCTTCCATGGCGGCCCGGTGCCCGAGCGCGGCACCAAGCAGATGCTCGACGAGATGGGCCCGGCGAAGTTCGGCCAGTGGCTGCGCGAGCACGATCCGGTGATGATCACCGACACCACCATGCGCGACGGCCATCAGAGCCTGCTCGCAACGCGCATGCGCACCTATGACATGGCGCAGATCGCCGGCACCTATGCGCGTGCGCTGCCGAACCTTCTGTCGCTGGAATGCTGGGGCGGAGCGACCTTCGACGTCTCCATGCGGTTCCTGACCGAAGACCCGTGGGAACGGCTGGCGCTGATCCGCGAGGCGGCGCCCAACATCCTTTTGCAGATGCTGCTGCGCGGCGCCAACGGCGTCGGCTACACCAACTATCCCGACAATGTCGTCAGGCACTTCGTGCGCCAGGCAGCGGCCGGCGGCATCGACCTGTTTCGCGTGTTCGACTGCCTGAACTGGGTGCCGAACATGCGCGTCGCCATGGACGCGGTCGCCGAAGAGGACAGGATCTGCGAGGCGGCGATCTGCTACACCGGCGACATCCTCAATTCGGCGCGGCCCAAATACGACCTGAAATATTATGTCGCCATGCTCAAGGAGTTGGAGGCGGCCGGCGCGCACATGATCGCCATCAAGGACATGGCCGGCCTGCTCAAGCCGGCCGCCGCCTCGGTCCTGTTCAAGGCGCTGCGCGAGGAAACCGACCTGGCGCTGCATTTCCACACGCACGACACGTCGGGCATCGCCGCTGCCACCATCCTTGCCGCGATCGATGCGGGCGTCGATGCGGTCGATGCGTCGATGGACGCGCTGTCCGGCCTGACGGCGCAGCCCTGCCTTGGTTCGATCGCCGAGGCGCTGACCGGGACGAGGCGCGATCCCGGCCTCGATCCGGAATGGATCCGGCGCATCTCGTTCTACTGGGAGGCGGTGCGGCACCAGTACGCGGCGTTCGAGAGCGACCTGAAGGGCCCGGCCTCGGAGGTCTACCTGCACGAGATGCCCGGCGGCCAGTTCACGAACCTGAAGGAACAGGCGCGCTCGCTGGGTCTGGACACGCGCTGGCACGAGGTGGCGCGCGCCTATCACGACGTCAACATGATGTTCGGCGACATCGTCAAGGTGACGCCGTCCTCCAAGGTGGTCGGCGACATGGCGCTGATGATGGTCAGCCAGGACCTGACCGTCGCGGACGTCAAGAACCCGCAAAAGGACATCGCCTTCCCCGATTCGGTCGTCTCGATGATGCGCGGCGATCTCGGCCAGCCGCCGGGCGGATGGCCCACCGACATCCAGACCAAGGTGCTCAAGGGCGAACAACCCTATACCGACGTGCCCGGCTCGCTGCTGGCGCCCGAGGACATGGAGGCGCGCCGCGCCGAGATCGAGGAGAAGATCGGCCGGCAGGTGAACGAGTACGAGTTCGCCGCCTATCTGATGTATCCCAAGGTGTTCACCGATTTCGCGCTCGCCCAGGACAAGTACGGCCCGGTCAGCAATCTGCCGACGCCGAACTATTTCTACGGCCTGCCGGCCGGCGAGGAGATCCTGGTCGACATCGAACGCGGCAAGACGCTGGTGATCCGGTGCCTTGCGATCGGCGAGCCGGACGACAAGGGCATGGTCACCGTGTTCTTCGAACTCAACGGCCAGCCGCGCCGCGTCAAGGTGCCCGACCGGGTGCATGGCGCCGAAAGCTCGGTCGCCCGCCGCAAGGCCGAGGACGGCAACGCCGCCCATGTCGGCGCGCCGATGCCCGGCGTGATCTCGACCGTCTCGGTCGCCTCCGGACAGGAGGTCAGGAAGGGCGACGTGCTGGTCTCGATCGAGGCGATGAAGATGGAGACCGCGCTGCACGCCGAGCGCGACGGCACCGTCTCCGACGTGCTGGTCAAGGCCGGCGACCAGATCGACGCCAAGGACCTTCTGGTGATCTATGCGGGGTAG
- a CDS encoding FitA-like ribbon-helix-helix domain-containing protein gives MADIVIRDVPEHMRADLEARARQSGRSLSDEAKALLDDVIEAGRARQAGQHNAFDALREAFEGAFMTDEEHADFMQAVQEMRREVR, from the coding sequence GTGGCAGACATCGTGATCCGCGACGTTCCGGAGCATATGCGTGCCGATCTCGAGGCGCGCGCCCGCCAGAGTGGGCGGAGCCTGTCCGACGAGGCCAAGGCTCTGCTGGATGATGTCATCGAGGCGGGCCGCGCTCGGCAGGCCGGGCAGCACAACGCATTCGACGCGCTGCGTGAAGCCTTTGAAGGTGCATTCATGACCGACGAGGAACATGCCGACTTCATGCAGGCGGTCCAGGAGATGCGCCGCGAGGTCCGCTGA
- a CDS encoding FitA-like ribbon-helix-helix domain-containing protein, translated as MSDLLIRNISEPLRMELKARAARSGRSLSDEAKDLLRKGLREPERAPQEADLDTFDLLRLPFLDALLTEDEHRKLMEATSESRRHASRDVPDFE; from the coding sequence ATGAGCGATTTGTTGATCAGAAACATCTCCGAGCCGTTGCGGATGGAGCTGAAGGCGCGGGCTGCGCGCAGTGGCCGCAGTCTGTCCGACGAAGCCAAGGACTTGCTGCGCAAGGGACTGCGGGAGCCGGAGAGAGCACCGCAAGAGGCGGATTTGGATACATTCGATCTCTTACGCCTGCCCTTCCTGGATGCACTTCTGACAGAGGACGAGCATCGGAAGTTGATGGAGGCAACGTCGGAAAGCCGTCGGCACGCAAGTCGTGACGTTCCCGATTTCGAATGA
- a CDS encoding type II toxin-antitoxin system VapC family toxin: MIVLDTNIISETQNTKFDQNVGQWIRRQDIGSLYLCAPVVAELAYGAQRVLLRDRSDRYLRALDEQVETRFGGRVLAFDLMAARQYGVIRARAERDGRPRTDIDLMIAAICLTHGATLATRNVRDFADFGLDLVNPFDPAG; encoded by the coding sequence ATGATTGTCCTCGATACCAACATCATCTCCGAGACCCAGAATACGAAATTCGATCAGAATGTTGGACAGTGGATCAGGCGGCAGGACATCGGATCCCTTTATCTGTGTGCCCCCGTTGTCGCGGAACTGGCTTATGGCGCTCAGCGCGTCCTGCTCCGCGATCGATCAGATCGATATTTGAGGGCGCTCGATGAGCAGGTGGAGACCAGATTTGGCGGCCGCGTGTTGGCCTTCGATCTGATGGCCGCCCGGCAATATGGCGTGATCCGGGCGCGCGCCGAACGAGATGGAAGGCCACGAACCGATATAGACCTCATGATCGCCGCCATCTGCCTGACCCATGGTGCGACGCTCGCCACCCGCAACGTGCGCGATTTCGCCGATTTCGGGCTCGACCTGGTCAACCCGTTCGACCCGGCCGGCTGA